A section of the Verrucomicrobium sp. GAS474 genome encodes:
- the xseB gene encoding exodeoxyribonuclease VII small subunit: protein MKAKPSPHDDPTPKFEAALADLERIVTEMEDGELPLDHLIERYEEGIKLVKLCDEKLSEAEQKIEVLTSGKAEKEKTAKEPKSKPAPASGPDEIDPSEEGPSLF from the coding sequence ATGAAAGCCAAGCCTTCTCCCCACGACGATCCGACGCCGAAGTTCGAAGCCGCCCTGGCCGACCTCGAGCGGATCGTCACCGAGATGGAAGACGGCGAGCTCCCCCTCGACCACCTGATCGAGCGGTACGAGGAGGGGATCAAGCTCGTGAAGCTCTGCGACGAGAAGCTCTCCGAGGCCGAGCAGAAGATCGAGGTCCTCACCTCGGGCAAGGCCGAGAAGGAAAAAACGGCCAAGGAACCGAAGTCCAAGCCCGCACCCGCCTCCGGGCCCGACGAAATCGATCCCTCCGAGGAAGGCCCCAGCCTCTTCTAA
- a CDS encoding DUF5069 domain-containing protein: protein MPHPLPELPSAHDAIDGLVYFPRMLGKIRLHAVGKLPQVYVPYLGDAPQFGGHVFDARCCRLLGVSYADLVAKTHELPTDAAVLEWARATGKNPTAEQTEIWSAYASKRGWRDDATPSMREWAVKLGADPDAVLTWFDGFDIDEGRKTPSDFKPESFPPGPVASAKPEKSPTVIPGLPSPYEKIDGVVYFPRMVTKIALAAAGKLPQEWIASCGYAGNDPAIAKNFDSLCCRFLGIDYAAIQAKVLAGETDPSVLLAWAFATSPRGARPSDEEITVWNAFMTKRGWRDPLYQRLAFRLDDSGYPAGAVAVMFDYIDIDEGRPVRG from the coding sequence ATGCCCCATCCCCTTCCCGAGCTTCCCTCCGCCCACGACGCCATCGACGGCCTGGTCTATTTCCCCCGCATGCTGGGGAAGATCCGCCTCCACGCCGTCGGGAAGCTCCCGCAGGTCTACGTCCCCTACCTCGGCGACGCGCCCCAATTCGGCGGCCATGTCTTCGACGCGCGGTGCTGCCGCCTCCTCGGCGTCTCCTATGCCGACCTCGTCGCGAAGACCCATGAACTGCCGACCGACGCCGCCGTGCTGGAATGGGCGCGGGCGACGGGGAAGAATCCGACGGCGGAGCAGACCGAGATCTGGAGCGCCTACGCCTCGAAGCGGGGCTGGCGCGACGACGCGACCCCCTCGATGCGCGAATGGGCGGTGAAACTGGGAGCCGATCCCGACGCGGTGCTGACGTGGTTCGACGGCTTCGACATCGACGAGGGGCGGAAGACCCCCTCCGATTTCAAGCCGGAATCGTTCCCGCCCGGCCCCGTCGCGAGCGCGAAGCCCGAAAAGTCGCCGACCGTCATCCCCGGCCTGCCGAGCCCCTACGAGAAGATCGACGGCGTCGTCTACTTTCCCCGGATGGTCACGAAGATCGCCCTCGCCGCCGCCGGGAAGCTGCCCCAGGAATGGATCGCCTCCTGCGGCTACGCCGGGAATGATCCGGCCATCGCGAAGAACTTCGACTCGCTCTGCTGCCGCTTCCTCGGGATCGATTACGCCGCGATCCAGGCGAAGGTGCTGGCGGGCGAGACCGATCCCTCGGTGCTGCTCGCCTGGGCTTTCGCGACCAGCCCGAGGGGCGCGCGCCCGAGTGATGAGGAGATCACGGTGTGGAACGCCTTCATGACGAAGCGGGGTTGGCGCGATCCGCTTTACCAGCGCCTGGCCTTCCGCCTCGATGACTCGGGGTACCCGGCGGGGGCGGTGGCGGTGATGTTTGATTACATCGATATTGATGAGGGGCGGCCGGTGCGGGGGTGA
- a CDS encoding alkaline phosphatase family protein gives MIPRLRSVPLIRPGLALALVLALLPAVAPAQQAEHVVLVVWSGLRPDAVTETLTPTLFRLAQEGTRFSRHHAVYPTTPLVNGIALLTGAYPGRSGIYADKAYLPALDAAKPVPAAIPAAVRMGDALSDGHYLTVATLPELLQAGDRSTAVVGAGLLPFLADRRPEEGRASTTSSVVYAATIAATPPAAKAGSGSSTANSNTGSNASPSAVLPLKMLTVPAALGATLEKLLKPLPPSATPNSPQDRWMTRALLNGVWAKEVPAFSCLWLTDPAAAQRENGLGDPNALLSIHAQDENLRLILQALEAKGIRGKTDLFIVSDTGYSSVRQGIDVAADLAKAGFNATRKLKVTPEIAESNPGAALEKGKILVVGCGGTVLFYVGGHDGEVAERLLKFLQRSTYAGVLFSREARDGAFTLHQANLATGDWEKLPDVVLSMRWTAEANSHGVPGTALADVAGGGIEKLASNGTLSRFDLAGTLIASGPDIRSGWVDDLPTGNADLAPTIAGLLRLASPPWMDGRVLVEAVRDYPAASYTVDTENMTATIGAWQQTLRVSRINGAVYMEEGNGGGAGRGGVGEP, from the coding sequence ATGATCCCCAGGCTCCGATCGGTCCCCTTGATCCGCCCCGGCTTGGCCCTGGCGCTCGTCCTGGCCCTCCTCCCCGCCGTCGCCCCGGCCCAGCAGGCGGAGCACGTCGTCCTCGTCGTCTGGTCGGGCCTCCGTCCCGACGCGGTGACCGAGACCCTCACGCCGACCCTCTTCCGCCTCGCGCAGGAGGGGACCCGCTTCTCCCGGCACCACGCCGTCTACCCGACCACGCCGCTGGTCAACGGCATCGCCCTCCTCACCGGGGCCTATCCGGGCCGGAGCGGCATCTATGCCGACAAGGCCTACCTCCCCGCGCTCGACGCGGCGAAGCCGGTCCCCGCCGCGATCCCCGCCGCCGTCCGCATGGGAGACGCCCTCTCCGACGGCCACTACCTCACCGTCGCCACGCTGCCCGAGCTCCTCCAGGCCGGGGACCGCTCCACCGCCGTCGTCGGCGCCGGCCTCCTTCCCTTCCTCGCCGACCGGCGGCCCGAGGAGGGCCGCGCCTCGACGACCTCCTCGGTCGTCTACGCCGCGACGATCGCCGCCACGCCCCCTGCGGCCAAGGCGGGCTCCGGCAGTTCCACTGCCAATTCCAACACCGGCTCCAACGCGAGCCCTTCCGCCGTCCTGCCGCTGAAGATGTTGACCGTCCCCGCCGCCCTCGGCGCGACGCTCGAGAAACTCCTCAAGCCCCTTCCCCCCTCGGCGACGCCGAACTCCCCCCAGGATCGCTGGATGACGCGGGCGCTCCTCAACGGCGTCTGGGCAAAGGAGGTCCCCGCCTTCTCCTGCCTCTGGCTCACCGATCCCGCCGCCGCGCAGCGGGAGAACGGATTGGGCGATCCCAACGCCCTCCTCTCGATCCACGCCCAGGACGAGAACCTCCGCCTCATCCTCCAGGCGCTCGAGGCGAAGGGCATCCGGGGGAAGACCGACCTCTTCATCGTCTCCGACACCGGCTACTCGTCGGTCCGGCAGGGCATCGACGTCGCCGCCGACCTGGCCAAGGCGGGCTTCAACGCGACGCGCAAGCTGAAGGTCACCCCCGAAATCGCCGAGTCGAATCCCGGCGCGGCGCTCGAAAAGGGGAAGATCCTCGTCGTCGGCTGCGGCGGCACCGTCCTCTTCTACGTCGGCGGCCATGACGGGGAGGTCGCCGAGCGGCTCTTGAAATTCCTCCAGCGGAGCACTTACGCCGGGGTCCTCTTCAGCCGGGAGGCGCGCGACGGGGCCTTCACCCTCCACCAGGCGAACCTCGCCACGGGCGACTGGGAGAAGCTGCCCGACGTCGTCCTCTCGATGCGGTGGACCGCCGAGGCGAACTCCCACGGCGTCCCCGGCACCGCCCTCGCCGACGTCGCCGGGGGCGGCATCGAGAAGCTCGCCTCCAACGGGACGCTGAGCCGCTTCGACCTCGCCGGGACGCTCATCGCCTCGGGCCCCGACATCCGTTCCGGCTGGGTCGACGACCTGCCGACCGGCAACGCCGACCTCGCGCCGACCATCGCCGGGCTCCTCCGCCTCGCCTCGCCCCCGTGGATGGACGGCCGGGTCCTCGTCGAGGCCGTCCGCGACTATCCGGCGGCGAGCTACACCGTCGACACCGAGAACATGACCGCCACCATCGGCGCGTGGCAGCAGACCCTCCGCGTCTCCCGGATCAACGGGGCCGTCTACATGGAAGAGGGCAACGGCGGCGGCGCAGGCCGCGGCGGCGTCGGCGAGCCGTAG
- the bioB gene encoding biotin synthase BioB — MALLRTAPAPKLDELRRLYELPLFELVHQSRAVYTAHWPDPEIQLCSLLSIKTGGCSEDCSYCAQSSHYDTALQPERLMEKETVLAAARRAKAEGATRFCMGAAWKGVKGGDAKLDAVCGIVEGVAELGMEVCVTLGNLDTEAARRLKEAGVTAYNHNIDTSPEFYPKIVTTHTFDDRLRTIGEAQKAGMSVCSGGIIGMGETVTDRLRMLEVLAGLETVPESVPINVITPIPGTPLGDAEPVDIFELVRLIAVARITFPVSKVRLSAGRTKLSREGQALCFYAGANAIFFGSKLLTAPNPEANEDLRLLRDLGFKPQAPYTDVPVPDSVAATV; from the coding sequence ATGGCCCTCCTTCGCACCGCTCCTGCGCCGAAGCTCGACGAACTTCGCCGACTCTACGAACTCCCCCTCTTCGAGCTGGTCCACCAGTCGCGCGCGGTCTACACCGCCCATTGGCCCGATCCCGAGATCCAGCTCTGCTCCCTCCTCAGCATCAAGACGGGTGGCTGCAGCGAGGATTGCTCCTACTGCGCCCAGAGCTCCCACTATGATACCGCCCTCCAGCCCGAGCGGCTCATGGAGAAGGAGACCGTCCTCGCCGCCGCCCGCCGGGCGAAGGCCGAGGGGGCGACCCGCTTCTGCATGGGCGCGGCCTGGAAGGGCGTGAAGGGCGGCGACGCGAAGCTCGACGCCGTCTGCGGCATCGTCGAGGGCGTCGCCGAACTCGGCATGGAAGTCTGCGTCACCCTCGGCAACCTCGACACCGAGGCGGCCCGGCGGCTGAAGGAGGCGGGCGTCACCGCCTACAACCACAACATCGACACCAGCCCCGAGTTCTACCCGAAGATCGTCACCACCCACACCTTCGACGACCGCCTCCGCACGATCGGCGAGGCGCAGAAGGCCGGGATGTCGGTCTGCTCCGGCGGGATCATCGGGATGGGGGAGACGGTCACCGACCGCCTCCGCATGCTCGAAGTCCTCGCGGGGCTCGAGACGGTGCCGGAGAGCGTGCCGATCAACGTCATCACGCCGATCCCCGGCACCCCCCTCGGCGACGCGGAGCCGGTCGATATTTTTGAACTCGTCCGCCTCATCGCCGTCGCGCGGATCACTTTCCCCGTCTCGAAGGTCCGCCTCTCGGCGGGCCGGACGAAGCTGAGCCGCGAAGGCCAGGCCCTCTGCTTCTACGCGGGGGCGAACGCGATTTTCTTCGGGTCGAAGCTCCTTACCGCGCCGAACCCGGAAGCGAACGAGGATCTCCGTTTGCTGCGTGATCTGGGGTTTAAGCCGCAGGCTCCGTATACGGATGTGCCGGTGCCGGATTCGGTGGCGGCGACGGTTTAG
- the tatC gene encoding twin-arginine translocase subunit TatC has product MKVNDQTTKSFLDHVEDLRWMLIRGFAALAIGMTISLALTKPFLEILYHPLRLAGQNPGEMLRVLGVADALSIQISLALSGGVLIALPFILYFLASFLLPALTPREARALIPAFVAGALLFVGGAFFCYELILPQTLKFFYEFDAWLGFRTEWTVQSYIDFVTQMLLAFGLSFELPLVLLVLNILGIVRRATLARYRRHTAFILFILACCVVPSTDPFSLLMMAGPMYLLFEGTLVIMWFVERRRGDLQGQAGDESDWQTG; this is encoded by the coding sequence ATGAAGGTCAACGATCAAACCACGAAGAGCTTCCTCGACCATGTCGAGGATCTGCGCTGGATGTTGATCCGGGGGTTCGCCGCCCTCGCCATCGGGATGACGATCAGCCTCGCGCTGACGAAGCCGTTCCTCGAGATCCTCTATCACCCCCTCCGCCTCGCCGGGCAGAACCCGGGGGAGATGCTTCGCGTCCTCGGCGTCGCCGACGCCCTCTCGATCCAGATCAGCCTCGCCCTCTCCGGCGGCGTCCTCATCGCGCTCCCGTTCATCCTCTATTTCCTCGCCTCGTTCCTCCTCCCGGCGCTGACGCCGCGCGAGGCCCGGGCGCTGATCCCGGCCTTCGTCGCCGGGGCGCTCCTCTTCGTCGGCGGGGCCTTCTTCTGCTACGAGCTGATCCTCCCGCAGACGCTGAAGTTCTTCTACGAGTTCGACGCCTGGCTCGGCTTCCGCACGGAGTGGACCGTGCAGAGCTACATCGACTTCGTCACCCAGATGCTCCTCGCCTTCGGCCTCTCCTTCGAGCTCCCGCTCGTCCTCCTCGTGCTGAACATCCTCGGCATCGTCCGCCGCGCCACGCTGGCCCGCTACCGGCGGCACACCGCCTTCATCCTCTTCATCCTCGCCTGCTGCGTCGTCCCGTCGACCGACCCGTTCTCCCTCCTCATGATGGCCGGGCCGATGTACCTCCTCTTCGAGGGGACCCTCGTCATCATGTGGTTCGTCGAGCGCCGCCGGGGCGATCTCCAAGGCCAGGCGGGCGACGAATCGGACTGGCAGACGGGTTGA
- a CDS encoding DUF433 domain-containing protein, which produces MLDWNQCAAVEHDPEVVSGSWVFKGTRVPVKALFENLEDGASITDFVVWFPGVTREQAEAVLGHAEKSLLAA; this is translated from the coding sequence ATGCTCGATTGGAACCAATGCGCGGCTGTCGAACACGATCCCGAGGTCGTGAGCGGCTCGTGGGTCTTCAAAGGCACCCGGGTTCCGGTGAAGGCCCTCTTTGAAAACCTCGAAGACGGAGCCAGCATCACCGATTTCGTCGTCTGGTTTCCCGGCGTCACCCGGGAACAGGCCGAGGCCGTCCTGGGGCATGCCGAGAAAAGTCTGTTGGCGGCATGA
- a CDS encoding OmpA family protein: MKILSLSRLATLAIAATLVLGGCSNPSKKHPGSGDSGDLVDPNLPGGTDALSPNGIPAGERPPNIDPNADVDYSVLSSETIYFDYDSTVVKGSERGKLQKIADYLKDNPGKRLMLAGHTDVRGTPEYNRGLGERRAQTVREYLAGLGVAPGSLFTISYGSEKPAVDAANEDAYSKNRRVAPGVITK; the protein is encoded by the coding sequence ATGAAGATTCTTTCCCTCTCCCGTCTCGCGACCCTCGCCATCGCGGCGACCCTCGTCCTCGGCGGCTGCAGCAATCCGTCGAAGAAACATCCCGGCAGCGGCGACTCAGGCGACCTGGTCGATCCGAACCTTCCCGGCGGCACCGACGCACTGAGCCCGAACGGCATTCCCGCCGGAGAGCGTCCCCCCAACATCGATCCCAATGCCGACGTCGATTACTCCGTCCTCTCCTCCGAAACCATCTACTTCGACTACGACAGCACCGTCGTGAAGGGGAGCGAGCGGGGCAAGCTCCAAAAGATCGCCGACTATCTGAAGGACAACCCCGGCAAGCGCCTCATGCTCGCCGGCCACACCGACGTCCGCGGCACCCCCGAATACAATCGCGGCCTCGGCGAGCGCCGCGCCCAGACCGTCCGGGAATACCTCGCCGGCCTCGGCGTCGCCCCCGGCAGCCTCTTCACGATCTCCTACGGCTCGGAAAAGCCCGCCGTCGACGCCGCCAACGAGGACGCCTACTCGAAGAACCGCCGCGTCGCCCCCGGCGTCATCACGAAGTAA